CCAAATAGTCCAAGTAGCCCGTCTTGGTCAAAATCAGTCTGTCCACCAGGTCCCAGTGGATCCGCTATTTTTGTGGTCGTTTTCGTAATTTGAAGACCCAGATAGGGGGTCAATTCCGGCTGGTTTTCAAAACTGAGACCTCCAAAAAGTCCAAACTCGCTCCAATCGGCATCACTGCTCAATCCGGGCCCAAAGTCGATAGAACTCCGAGCCAGCGCAAGTTTGGCTCCCCCGCCAAATTTAATATGTTCCCGCTTGACTTCTCCTAACGTTGCTTTGGCTCCGATTTCGACGCCGAGACCATATTTCCCGTCCGCGGTTCCGCTTCCATAATCGATGCTTTCATCTGAAAATCCCGCATTTCCAAAAAAGCCCATATTCCGATCAATCCCGTATTTAAAATTAAAAAGAAGGCGATCGCCCTTGCCGGTAATCTTGTATCCATTGGACTTGAAATCTTGGGAATAAATGTCGATCGTCGGGCCGATGGTCAACTGCTGGGGAGAGGCCTGATTCGTCGGATTTCCAATCGGGAATGCCTGCGCCGCGAGGGGGATGGAGGTGATGAATAGAAAAAGGATCAAGGGTAATTTAAATCGAACGGTCATCGTACTTTCCTTTCTAATAGAATTCGTTAAAACTGGTCTTTTTGTAACACAGGAATAAATCTGTTTGCAAGTTGAAACGGGATTTCTGTTGATTCCATCCCGGGGCTCTTCTATGATTTGAGCTACGTACTCTGGGAATCCAGCTCATCATCTTGCCCATAAGGAACTCTTTAATGAAAGAAGAGATCTGGTTACTCATTGGACATGGGAGCCGCGATCAGGAAGGAAATGAGGAATTTCTCAAACTGGTCGAGAAATTGAGAAAAAAGAACAGGTCCAGAAGGATTGATGGTGCATTCCTGGAGTTGGCAGAGCCGAATATGAGAGAAGTTCTCGACGGGTACGGTGATTCTGGCCGAAAAACGGTCTGGATTCTGCCGCTGCTTCTTTTTGGCGCAGGACATTCCAAGACTGAAATCCCGAAAGTAATCCATAAGGCACGAATCAGACATCCCCATGTGGAATACCGCTATGGTACGCCCATTGGCATTCATTCTTCGCTCCTTAGGATGGTGGGTGAACAGATTCATCTGACTGAAAAAGGTGCCAGGCCGTTTGGAAGAGAGGAGACCGCGGTATTAATCATCGGGAGGGGGAGTTCAGATCCCGACGCCAACAGTGATCTGCATAAAGTCTCTCGTCTGTTATGGGAGGAACATCGCTTTGGATGGGTTGAGACCTGTTTTATCGGCGTGACCGAGCCAGATCTTCCTACTGGGATAAAACGGTGCGTTCAATTGGGAGCAAAACGAATCATCGTAATGCCTTATTTCATCTTTACTGGAGCGATGATCAAGCGGGTCGAAGCATTATTAGTTGATAGCCGGCCTCTTTATCAGGAGATTGAAATTCTATTGGGTCAATATTTCGGTAAAGATCCGCAATTTCTGGAATTAATCGAAGAGCGGTTTGCCGAAATTAAGAAAGGTCCTGTGTTGATGAACTGTGATTTATGCAAGATCCAGTTTCCGGAGTTAACAGGTTCAAAAATGCTCTTAAATGAAAAGCCTCACTCATGCCGCTAAAGGACATGTCACTTGCCGAACTCTCCTGGACGGGTGTTTCCTTCGGGGCTCTTTGGGGCCTACTGAATTTCGGCCTGGATTACCTCTTTAGAAATGACGGGCTGGACGGGTCAATTCCCTTGCTCATTTTATCATTTTCAGTCGCGGGCGCCTTATTTTCCTTGTTTATCCTTTTTCTGGCCGCCTGGTTTGCCGATGCCGAAAGGCAAAGTCCTTATCTGACCATGATTCGTATCTCTGTTTTAATCTGGCTGATTTCTGTGGTGATGGGAGGAGTCGCCAGCCGATATAATCCTGACCGGTACCATTTTGACTGGATGGATCACTTTTGGGGCGGAAGCAAGGTCCTTCTTCTTGGGTTTCTACTGGGATGGCGGATCAAACGATTGACGCTTAAGCGGTTCGGATAAGATTTGATTTCGACCATATCCATCTCCATTTCGCTTTAACTGGAAAAATCCTTCTCCGCAGGCTTTCCATCGCTCGAAATTTCCACAATTCTCCTGCTTGACTTCGTTTAAAGAATTAAGGTAACATTCAAACTTTTTGCGGATCTGTCAATAGATTCAACAAATTTCAAAAAGTTTAACCTTTTTAAGGATTTCAATAATGAAAATAGGCATTCCTAAAGAGATCGTTCCTCAAGAACGACGGGT
This is a stretch of genomic DNA from Nitrospirota bacterium. It encodes these proteins:
- a CDS encoding sirohydrochlorin chelatase, whose product is MKEEIWLLIGHGSRDQEGNEEFLKLVEKLRKKNRSRRIDGAFLELAEPNMREVLDGYGDSGRKTVWILPLLLFGAGHSKTEIPKVIHKARIRHPHVEYRYGTPIGIHSSLLRMVGEQIHLTEKGARPFGREETAVLIIGRGSSDPDANSDLHKVSRLLWEEHRFGWVETCFIGVTEPDLPTGIKRCVQLGAKRIIVMPYFIFTGAMIKRVEALLVDSRPLYQEIEILLGQYFGKDPQFLELIEERFAEIKKGPVLMNCDLCKIQFPELTGSKMLLNEKPHSCR